In Carya illinoinensis cultivar Pawnee chromosome 10, C.illinoinensisPawnee_v1, whole genome shotgun sequence, one DNA window encodes the following:
- the LOC122279813 gene encoding LIMR family protein At5g01460 — protein sequence MGDFNLALVIVAIVVCILVFIFNVYLLVNYQHPDDANQAYFPKFVVVLGLSVAAISILMLPADVANRQACRHSIYNGACNLTLPMKDLWLAIYILDAVLVFFVIPFAMFYYEGDQEKSVGKRIKSALLWVATTAVVCGLVLGILFGLIGKVDFTVMHLSSTTTSFPSTWDFSSSQQCIGGTHQCSAYSASASSEKTWTMRTTFPEYVVALATIVGSVLFAIFGGVGIACLPLGLIFAFIRRPKAVITRSQYIKEATELGKKARELKKAADSLRQEEKSGSKGRKWRKNVKAVEKELLQLEEDVKLLEEMYPQGEKAETSWALTILGYLAKLVLGILGLIVSVAWVAHIVIYLLINPPLSPFLNEVFIKLDDIWGLLGTAAFAFFCFYLLLAVIAGAMMLGLRLVFITIHPMKWGATLMNSFLFNVGLILLCSISVIQFCSTAFAYYAQATAAQEIFGHTLQSLRGIRYLYKYNVFQIAFVCLAGLTFVYYAAFGWRRRKPSGRFQLST from the exons ATGGGCGATTTCAATCTCGCTCTCGTAATCGTTGCCATAGTCGTATGCATCCTCGTTTTCATCTTCAATGTCTACCTTCTCGTTAACTACCAGCATCCCGACGACGCGAACCAGGCATATTTCCCCAAATTCGTCGTCGTTTTGGGGCTCTCCGTCGCCGCGATTTCGATTCTTATGTTACCGGCGGACGTGGCGAATAGGCAGGCTTGTCGGCACTCGATATACAATGGCGCCTGTAATCTCACCCTGCCAATGAAGGATCTGTGGCTAGCTATCTACATTCTAGACGCCGTGCTGGTATTCTTCGTTATTCCCTTCGCCATGTTCTACTACGAAGGGGATCAGGAAAA GAGTGTTGGTAAGAGGATCAAAAGCGCGCTGCTCTGGGTTGCGACGACGGCGGTCGTTTGCGGTCTCGTGCTTGGCATTTTATTCG GACTGATTGGAAAGGTGGACTTCACTGTTATGCACCTTTCGTCAACCACTACTTCCTTCCCTAGTACGTGGGACTTCTCTAGTAGTCAACAGTGTATTGGAGGCACACACCAG TGCTCTGCATATTCTGCAAGTGCTTCTTCAGAGAAAACATGGACTATGCGCACTACATTTCCAGAATATGTTGTCGCTCTTGCTACCATTGTCGGATCTGTACTTTTTGCT ATATTTGGTGGAGTTGGTATTGCTTGTCTGCCTTTGGGACTTATCTTTGCATTCATCAGGCGTCCAAAGGCTGTTATCACTCGCTCACAGTATATCAAG GAAGCAACAGAATTAGGTAAAAAAGCGAGAGAACTGAAGAAAGCAGCTGACAGCCTCCGTCAAGAAGAAAAAAGTGGTTCTAAGGGTCGAAAGTGGCGTAAAAATGTGAAGGCGGTAGAAAAG GAGTTGCTCCAGTTGGAAGAGGATGTGAAGCTTCTTGAAGAGATGTACCCTCAAGGAGAAAAG GCCGAGACTTCGTGGGCATTGACTATTCTTGGGTACTTGGCTAAACTTGTGCTGGGAATTTTGGG GTTGATTGTTTCGGTTGCTTGGGTTGCACATATTGTCATATATCTGTTGATAAACCCTCCTCTTTCTCCTTTTCTGAATGAAGTTTTCATCAAGCTGGATGATATCTGGG GTCTTCTGGGTACTGCAGCATTTGCGTTCTTCTGCTTTTACCTTCTGCTTGCGGTGATTGCTGGGGCAATGATGCTTGGTCTGAGATTAGTTTTTATTACTATCCACCCCATGAA GTGGGGAGCCACTCTTATGAACTCTTTTCTATTTAACGTTGGTCTTATTCTTCTTTGCTCCATCAG TGTGATACAGTTCTGCTCCACAGCATTTGCGTACTATGCTCAAGCAACTGCAGCACAGGAAATATTTGGCCACACGCTGCAATCACTTCGTGGAATTAGATATTTGTACAA GTACAACGTGTTTCAAATTGCCTTTGTTTGTCTTGCGGGATTGACGTTTGTGTATTACGCTGCTTTT ggatggagaagaagaaaacccAGTGGCAGGTTTCAACTTTCTACTTAA